One genomic segment of [Phormidium] sp. ETS-05 includes these proteins:
- a CDS encoding calcium-binding protein: MPQPVVITAIDDNVAEGLQTEIISHIVTSADAKYNGVTVGTATATITDNDTAAAPVVQPLGRMDVRESGGEDVYKLFLTTQPTANVNVAIVTDGQTTANVPYLTFTTDDWNKPQLVRVSAVDDNVVEGPHTSNISFVASSADGFYQGLPIGGIVANIADNDNVGLVRSLPTPASVIGTGTDDNLVGSAGDDVINARNGNNRVDGGAGNDVLLAGNDADYITGGAGLDQILSGPGEDYLDGGDDDDVMLAGTGSDRLYGGAGNDKLFGEQGDDYLFGDGGVDTLTGGPGRDAFAIGNGFGGMTVEMADVITDFVRGEDVIDLIPALVFGDLSMVQNGADAVIQNAVTGEFLARLQGVDAVSLSQVDFV; this comes from the coding sequence GTGCCGCAACCGGTGGTTATCACAGCTATTGATGATAACGTTGCGGAGGGACTGCAAACGGAAATTATCTCTCACATTGTCACCAGTGCGGATGCGAAGTATAATGGGGTCACGGTGGGGACTGCAACAGCAACCATCACTGATAATGATACGGCAGCGGCGCCAGTGGTGCAACCGTTGGGCCGGATGGATGTGCGTGAAAGTGGCGGGGAGGATGTTTATAAGCTGTTCTTGACGACGCAACCAACGGCGAATGTGAATGTTGCCATTGTCACCGATGGACAAACGACGGCAAATGTGCCATATTTGACGTTTACTACTGATGACTGGAATAAACCCCAATTGGTGCGGGTGTCAGCAGTGGATGATAATGTGGTGGAGGGGCCGCATACCAGTAATATCAGTTTTGTGGCGAGCAGTGCTGATGGGTTTTACCAGGGGTTGCCGATCGGAGGGATTGTCGCGAACATCGCCGATAATGATAATGTGGGTTTAGTGCGGAGTTTACCCACCCCAGCCAGTGTGATAGGAACGGGTACGGATGATAATCTTGTGGGTTCCGCTGGTGATGATGTGATTAATGCTCGTAACGGAAATAACCGTGTAGATGGTGGGGCGGGTAATGATGTATTATTAGCCGGAAATGATGCCGATTATATCACAGGTGGCGCCGGTTTAGACCAGATTTTGAGTGGTCCTGGTGAGGATTATTTGGATGGTGGGGATGATGATGATGTGATGTTGGCGGGGACTGGTAGTGACAGGCTATATGGTGGAGCCGGTAATGATAAGCTGTTTGGCGAGCAGGGGGATGATTATTTGTTTGGGGATGGCGGTGTAGATACTCTCACAGGCGGACCGGGACGGGATGCCTTTGCCATTGGTAATGGGTTTGGGGGTATGACGGTAGAAATGGCGGATGTTATTACTGATTTTGTCAGGGGTGAGGATGTGATTGATTTGATACCTGCTTTGGTGTTTGGGGATTTAAGTATGGTGCAGAATGGGGCGGATGCGGTGATACAGAATGCTGTAACTGGTGAGTTTTTGGCGCGGTTACAGGGTGTGGATGCTGTGAGTTTGAGTCAGGTTGATTTTGTTTGA